From one Halothece sp. PCC 7418 genomic stretch:
- a CDS encoding cupin-like domain-containing protein has translation MISKTIQKIALCDLSLESLDNFKIPIVITGLLGKDTEWNLDYLCETISDHRFLFRHYGQQRYQQDKQKWQSIGSGVEVREMLFSEYAQMLRNGQAKAEDIYLAKADLKDTPLSQSHSLQALGSKLNLTPVTDYRMYMGHGGHTASLHYDILHGTLCQLYGQKKVILFPPRVTPFLYPFPIWVHLTHGMKLRCCYSQVDLETKDLTKFPDLNLALREQKTVTLNAGEVLFIPVGWWHEISTLDTNEISCSVSRFWQVSAQAEGYLSWQRWRPVLGNILALPHQTQRMIKQFLKQPTWATIREILYRI, from the coding sequence ATGATCAGTAAAACGATCCAGAAAATTGCTCTCTGCGATTTATCTTTAGAATCTTTAGATAATTTTAAGATTCCAATAGTTATCACTGGATTATTGGGAAAAGATACGGAATGGAACTTAGATTATCTTTGCGAAACCATAAGCGATCATCGGTTTTTATTTCGGCATTATGGACAGCAACGCTATCAACAGGATAAACAAAAATGGCAGAGTATTGGCAGTGGGGTAGAAGTGCGAGAAATGCTATTTTCTGAGTATGCCCAAATGCTACGCAATGGTCAAGCCAAAGCGGAAGATATTTATTTAGCGAAAGCCGATCTCAAGGATACTCCCTTATCCCAAAGCCATTCCTTACAAGCATTGGGGTCTAAACTCAATTTAACTCCAGTCACTGACTATCGGATGTATATGGGACATGGGGGACATACCGCCTCCCTACACTACGATATTCTACATGGGACACTCTGTCAGCTTTACGGTCAGAAAAAAGTGATTCTTTTTCCTCCTCGGGTTACCCCATTTTTATATCCCTTTCCGATTTGGGTTCATTTGACTCATGGGATGAAATTACGCTGTTGTTATAGTCAAGTGGATTTAGAAACGAAAGATTTGACAAAATTTCCTGATTTAAATCTTGCGCTTCGGGAACAAAAAACTGTGACCTTAAATGCGGGAGAAGTGCTTTTTATTCCTGTGGGATGGTGGCATGAAATTAGCACCCTTGACACTAATGAAATATCTTGTTCAGTCAGTCGGTTTTGGCAAGTTTCTGCCCAAGCGGAAGGCTATTTATCTTGGCAACGGTGGCGACCTGTATTGGGAAATATTCTCGCTTTACCGCATCAGACGCAAAGGATGATTAAGCAATTCTTAAAACAGCCCACTTGGGCAACAATTCGGGAAATTTTGTATAGAATCTAG